In Bradyrhizobium sp. CCBAU 051011, the following are encoded in one genomic region:
- a CDS encoding cytochrome P450 → MNEHVQTATSAPLFNPLAPEFIRNPYPHYERMRTTDPVHLTSFGAYVASRHAEVSLVMRDKRFGKDYVERTIRRYGPKIMDEPVFRSMSHWMLQQDPPDHTRLRGLVVKAFTARRVEDMRPRIQQVVDETLDRVIPQGKMDLIEDFAFRLPVTIICDMLGIPEEHREAFYTGSRDGGRLLDPVPLSPEEIKQGNAGNAMAAMYFQQLFELRRKHPGDDLTTQLVQAEEDGSKLTNEELTANIILLFGAGHETTVNLIGNGLLALHRNPDQLALLKARPELITNAIEEFLRYDSSVQLTGRVALEDIDDLGGKRIPKGESVLCLLGSANHDPAVYPDNPERLDITRPNVRPLSFGGGIHFCLGAQLARIEAEIAISTLLRRLPDLRLDDAVNAEWRPTFVLRGLKRLPASW, encoded by the coding sequence ATGAACGAGCATGTTCAGACTGCCACTAGCGCTCCGTTGTTCAATCCGCTGGCCCCGGAATTCATCCGCAATCCCTATCCGCATTACGAGCGGATGCGCACCACCGACCCGGTGCATCTGACGTCGTTCGGGGCGTATGTGGCAAGCCGCCACGCCGAGGTCAGTCTCGTCATGCGCGACAAGCGGTTCGGCAAGGACTATGTCGAGCGCACCATTCGCCGCTACGGCCCCAAGATCATGGACGAGCCGGTGTTCCGCAGCATGAGCCACTGGATGCTGCAGCAGGATCCGCCGGATCACACCCGGCTGCGCGGGCTGGTGGTGAAGGCCTTCACCGCGCGCCGGGTCGAGGATATGCGCCCGCGCATTCAGCAGGTCGTCGACGAGACGCTCGACCGCGTCATCCCGCAGGGCAAGATGGACCTGATCGAGGATTTCGCGTTCCGCCTGCCGGTCACCATCATCTGCGACATGCTCGGGATCCCCGAAGAGCATCGCGAAGCGTTTTATACCGGTTCGCGCGATGGTGGACGCCTGCTCGATCCGGTGCCGCTCTCGCCCGAGGAAATCAAGCAGGGCAACGCCGGCAACGCGATGGCGGCGATGTATTTCCAGCAACTGTTCGAGCTCAGGCGCAAGCACCCGGGTGACGACCTGACCACGCAACTGGTGCAGGCTGAGGAAGACGGCAGCAAGCTCACCAACGAGGAACTGACCGCCAACATCATTCTCCTGTTCGGTGCCGGCCACGAGACCACCGTCAACCTGATCGGCAACGGGTTGCTGGCGCTGCATCGCAATCCGGATCAGCTCGCGCTGCTCAAGGCCCGGCCCGAGCTGATCACCAACGCCATCGAGGAATTCCTGCGCTACGATTCCTCGGTGCAACTCACCGGCCGGGTGGCGCTGGAAGACATCGACGATCTCGGCGGAAAACGCATTCCGAAGGGCGAGAGCGTGCTGTGCCTGCTCGGCTCCGCCAACCACGACCCCGCGGTCTATCCTGATAACCCGGAGCGGCTCGACATCACCAGGCCCAATGTGAGGCCGCTGTCCTTTGGCGGCGGCATTCACTTCTGCCTCGGGGCCCAGTTGGCGCGGATCGAGGCCGAGATCGCGATTTCGACCCTGCTGCGCCGGCTGCCGGACCTGCGGCTCGATGACGCTGTCAATGCGGAATGGCGGCCGACCTTCGTGCTGCGCGGCCTGAAGCGGCTGCCGGCAAGCTGGTAA
- a CDS encoding TetR/AcrR family transcriptional regulator, which translates to MSRVRTRPTRDETRDKLFEAAARVFEEQGIGGASIETIAAAAGFTRGAFYSNFKSKDELIIAMLEDHVEQSIGRIRDLLEQHKTLADFLDALKSMNRSAQDPLGRSPLLHMEMILFVARAEKRRPELAKRLRARRKLVTDIIETTARNSGRTTILNPTWAGALVLALEDGFRLHRLIDPETTAPDSFFRAIGDLQRAMGISAA; encoded by the coding sequence ATGTCAAGAGTGCGAACCAGGCCGACAAGGGACGAGACCCGCGACAAGCTGTTCGAGGCGGCGGCGCGCGTGTTCGAGGAACAGGGCATCGGCGGCGCCAGCATCGAGACGATCGCGGCGGCGGCCGGCTTTACGCGCGGGGCGTTCTATTCAAACTTCAAGAGCAAGGACGAACTGATCATCGCCATGCTCGAGGATCACGTCGAGCAATCGATCGGCCGGATCCGCGATCTGCTCGAGCAGCACAAGACTCTCGCCGATTTCCTCGATGCGTTGAAGAGCATGAACCGCAGCGCGCAGGATCCGCTCGGCCGCTCTCCGCTGCTTCACATGGAAATGATCCTGTTCGTGGCGCGCGCCGAGAAGCGCCGCCCCGAACTCGCCAAGCGGCTGCGCGCGCGGCGGAAACTTGTCACCGACATCATCGAGACCACGGCGAGGAACAGCGGCAGGACGACCATTCTCAATCCGACATGGGCCGGCGCGCTGGTACTGGCGCTGGAGGATGGCTTCCGCCTGCACCGCCTGATCGATCCCGAGACGACGGCGCCCGACAGTTTTTTCCGCGCCATCGGCGACCTGCAACGGGCGATGGGAATTTCGGCGGCGTGA
- a CDS encoding M23 family metallopeptidase — protein MPLKYLILISLCLATALDARAEEVISLALPVRCQPGLTCFFQSYVDHDASDKARDYRCGGRSYDGHDGTDIRIRNLEIQRQGIDVLAAAPGRVIGTRNDMDDVSVKTVGKAAIAGKECGNGAVIEHEAGWRTQYCHMAKGSVRVKVGDQMTTGQPIGLVGLSGDTEFFHLHFTVRHHGKIVDPFAYGATQDSCGGGRSIWAASLGEQMQYCPREIIDYGFAAIAPTMELVESGEIGKHSVTSASDALVAYVRAIGLQAGDQQFLAVQGPGGTSLAANSLPALDRDKAQFLILSGKKRTEAAWPGGRYTATYRVTRDGTEVLRKTFDIDTLPR, from the coding sequence ATGCCCCTGAAATACCTGATCCTGATTTCGCTGTGTCTTGCCACCGCGCTTGACGCCAGAGCGGAGGAAGTCATTTCGCTCGCGCTGCCCGTCAGGTGCCAGCCGGGCCTGACCTGTTTCTTCCAGAGCTATGTCGATCACGACGCTTCCGACAAGGCCCGCGACTACCGCTGCGGCGGCCGCAGCTATGACGGCCATGACGGCACCGACATCAGGATCCGGAATCTGGAAATCCAACGGCAGGGAATAGATGTGCTCGCCGCGGCGCCCGGCCGCGTCATCGGGACGCGAAACGACATGGACGACGTCTCGGTCAAAACCGTGGGCAAGGCTGCCATTGCCGGAAAGGAATGCGGCAACGGCGCGGTCATCGAGCATGAGGCTGGCTGGCGCACGCAATATTGCCACATGGCCAAGGGCAGCGTTCGGGTCAAGGTCGGCGATCAGATGACGACGGGACAGCCGATCGGCTTGGTCGGACTATCCGGCGATACCGAATTCTTCCATCTGCATTTCACGGTGAGGCATCACGGCAAGATCGTGGATCCCTTTGCCTATGGCGCGACGCAGGATTCCTGCGGCGGCGGCCGGTCGATCTGGGCCGCTTCGCTCGGCGAACAGATGCAATACTGCCCCCGCGAAATCATCGATTACGGCTTTGCCGCCATCGCCCCGACCATGGAGTTGGTCGAGTCCGGAGAAATCGGCAAGCATTCCGTCACGTCCGCTTCGGATGCGCTGGTCGCTTATGTGAGAGCCATCGGCTTGCAGGCCGGCGACCAGCAATTCCTCGCGGTGCAAGGCCCGGGTGGCACGTCGCTTGCGGCCAACAGCCTTCCCGCCCTCGATCGCGACAAGGCGCAGTTCCTCATCCTCTCCGGCAAGAAGCGCACCGAGGCGGCGTGGCCCGGCGGCCGCTACACCGCGACCTACCGCGTGACCAGAGACGGCACGGAAGTGCTGCGAAAGACCTTCGACATCGACACGCTTCCGCGGTGA
- a CDS encoding MFS transporter, with translation MRLPFFYGWLIVVVTFVTMAIGVNARTAFSLFFPPIIGEFGWDRGVTAGAFSFGFVVSAGVSPLIGRMMDRFGPRGVMELGVALMGGGLLLAPLTTQPWHLYLTIGVMVGAGSVCLGYSGQSLFLPNWFIRRRGLAMGLAFAGVGIGSVTLLPWVQHMIEQTGWRTACTAMGILVFAVLAPINLFLRKRPEDIGLLPDGDAAPSATSAVPVSNVVDPVWAGTDWTLRRALRTARFWWIAIGYFSGLYIWYAVQVHQTKYLLDIGFSANVAVWALGVVSLLGIPGQIWLGHLSDRIGREWIWAISSAGFAICFAALIALKFAPVLPLVYLMIFTQGALGYGLTSIMGAVVLEIFQGKQYGSIFGTIMLAALAGGAAGPWATGLLYDLSGSYTPAFAIGIAVSILSGIAIWQASPGKVRAVAGQMHKVPIRSGAG, from the coding sequence ATGCGTCTCCCCTTCTTCTACGGCTGGCTGATCGTTGTGGTGACGTTTGTCACCATGGCGATCGGCGTGAATGCGCGGACGGCGTTCTCGCTGTTCTTTCCGCCGATCATCGGCGAGTTCGGCTGGGACCGCGGCGTTACCGCCGGCGCGTTTTCGTTCGGCTTCGTGGTTTCCGCGGGCGTCAGTCCGCTGATCGGGCGGATGATGGATCGTTTCGGGCCGCGCGGGGTGATGGAGCTCGGTGTTGCGCTGATGGGCGGTGGGCTGTTGCTGGCGCCGCTGACGACGCAGCCCTGGCATCTCTATCTCACCATCGGCGTGATGGTCGGCGCGGGCAGCGTGTGCCTCGGCTATTCCGGGCAATCGCTGTTTCTGCCGAACTGGTTCATTCGCCGCCGCGGGCTTGCCATGGGGCTCGCGTTTGCCGGCGTCGGCATCGGCTCGGTGACCTTGCTGCCGTGGGTGCAGCACATGATCGAGCAGACCGGCTGGCGCACCGCCTGCACCGCGATGGGCATCCTCGTGTTCGCCGTGCTCGCGCCGATCAATCTTTTCCTGCGCAAGCGCCCCGAGGATATCGGACTATTGCCGGACGGCGACGCCGCGCCGTCGGCGACATCGGCAGTACCCGTTTCGAACGTGGTCGATCCGGTCTGGGCCGGCACCGACTGGACGCTGCGCCGCGCGCTGCGCACCGCACGTTTCTGGTGGATCGCGATCGGTTACTTCTCGGGCCTGTATATCTGGTACGCGGTGCAGGTCCACCAGACCAAATACCTGCTCGACATCGGCTTCAGCGCCAACGTGGCGGTCTGGGCGCTCGGCGTCGTCAGCCTGCTCGGGATTCCCGGCCAGATCTGGCTCGGGCATCTTTCCGACCGCATCGGGCGCGAATGGATCTGGGCCATCAGTAGCGCCGGCTTCGCGATCTGCTTCGCGGCGCTGATCGCCTTGAAATTCGCGCCGGTGTTGCCGCTGGTCTATCTCATGATCTTCACCCAGGGTGCGCTCGGCTATGGCCTGACCTCGATCATGGGCGCGGTGGTGCTGGAAATCTTCCAGGGCAAGCAATATGGCAGCATTTTCGGCACCATCATGCTGGCGGCGCTGGCAGGCGGCGCTGCAGGCCCATGGGCGACCGGGCTGCTCTACGATCTTTCAGGCAGCTATACGCCAGCCTTTGCCATCGGCATTGCCGTCAGCATCCTGTCGGGGATCGCGATCTGGCAGGCATCGCCGGGCAAGGTGAGGGCGGTCGCGGGACAAATGCACAAGGTGCCGATCAGGAGTGGCGCGGGCTAG
- a CDS encoding adenylate/guanylate cyclase domain-containing protein, with protein MTTKRDLEGERKQVTVLFADIVGSFKIIADRDPEEAQKLLDPVLDLMLEAVHHYEGMVNRVMGDGIMALFGAPLAHEDHAVRACYAALRMQQTIARYAEEVRRVHGAPITVRVGINSGEIVVSSINNDLYMDYTVVGQTAHLASRMEQMAMPGSVLAAADTIRLVEGYVEAKSLGEMTIKGLAHPVEVFEITEGGFERTKLQAAASRGLTPFVGRELEMQQLTKALDHARGGHGQVVAVVGEPGMGKSRLVHEFVHSSRTEDCLVLETNSASYGHAASYLPVIELLRHYYFKISQRDNAKSIREKVTEKILALDPSLQDVIPPLLDLLDALDSGHPFQSLDPLQHRQHTYQAITRLLLRENHVQPVVAVFEDLHWNDSLTLGLLNEIVVNARDARLLLLVTYRPEFSDGWKGRPNYRNLRLEPLPSESLTTLLHTLLGSDPALENLKNFVLDRAGGNPFFVEELVRTLVDRKVLEGSRQNYRMVKPISGNEIPPTVQAVLAARIDALAKAEKRLLQEAAVIGHDVPLSLLKEISSLPDSELRGVLNSLQTAEFVFPTQLFPDLQFSFKHALTHDVAYGGLRSERRRDIHQRVVVAIEKVYAGRIGEQVERLADHALRGGLREKAVTYLRQAGTKAADREAYPEAVILFEQALDALAGLPQSKEAIQKAIDIRFDIRNVLQPLGDRDRIAARLNEAEELANRIGDRQRNGWVQSYLTEQFWMLGRYRESIEAGERALAVAEADLPLRVVTNLPLGLAHHTRGDYKKAREHFGWNAAHLEGGLASQRFGMFVLPAAFSRSFIAWGLADTGQFSEAFNVGEDALRIAENANHPFTCGYAHLGLGVVALRQGNLRRALRSFERALAAGAFADSPVGFAYVALHFGYALALAGRANEGIPILEQSIEVAESKGFVARHSLRLAYVSEAYLSLGRESDALKAATRALELARKHEERANEAYSLRLLGEVDLYRGNLSDAKHWLTQGVTLAEELGMRPLEANCHKGLANAFDLSHQKSNAEHHRSISNSLAEAMEMRFWG; from the coding sequence ATGACGACGAAACGCGATCTCGAAGGCGAACGCAAACAAGTCACCGTGCTATTTGCCGACATCGTCGGGTCCTTCAAGATCATAGCGGACCGCGACCCTGAGGAAGCACAGAAGCTTCTCGATCCGGTTCTCGATCTCATGCTCGAAGCCGTCCATCATTATGAGGGCATGGTGAACCGGGTCATGGGCGACGGCATCATGGCGCTATTCGGAGCTCCGCTCGCGCATGAAGATCATGCGGTGCGCGCATGTTATGCAGCCCTCAGAATGCAGCAGACGATTGCCCGTTATGCGGAGGAGGTCCGCCGGGTTCATGGCGCACCGATAACCGTCCGGGTCGGGATCAACTCCGGAGAGATCGTCGTCTCCTCAATCAACAATGATCTCTACATGGACTACACGGTTGTGGGACAGACCGCCCACTTGGCATCCCGCATGGAGCAAATGGCGATGCCGGGTTCCGTGCTCGCTGCTGCCGACACCATTCGCCTCGTTGAAGGATACGTCGAAGCGAAATCGCTTGGCGAGATGACGATAAAGGGACTGGCGCATCCGGTTGAAGTCTTCGAGATCACCGAAGGGGGCTTTGAGCGGACAAAATTGCAGGCGGCCGCCTCGCGCGGGTTGACGCCTTTTGTCGGTCGCGAACTCGAAATGCAACAACTCACCAAGGCGCTGGATCATGCACGCGGCGGTCATGGTCAGGTCGTGGCAGTTGTCGGCGAGCCCGGCATGGGCAAGTCGCGCCTGGTTCATGAATTCGTTCATTCGTCCCGGACCGAAGACTGCCTGGTCCTCGAAACAAATTCGGCTTCATACGGCCATGCGGCATCGTATCTGCCGGTGATCGAATTGCTCAGGCATTACTACTTCAAGATCAGCCAACGCGACAACGCCAAATCGATCCGCGAGAAGGTGACGGAAAAGATCCTGGCGCTCGATCCGTCGCTGCAGGATGTAATTCCGCCGCTGCTCGATCTGCTGGACGCTTTGGATTCAGGTCATCCGTTCCAATCACTGGATCCGCTGCAGCACCGACAGCACACATACCAGGCAATTACCAGATTGCTGTTGCGCGAAAACCATGTGCAGCCCGTCGTCGCCGTGTTCGAGGATTTGCACTGGAACGATTCTCTTACCCTGGGTCTTCTGAACGAAATCGTCGTCAATGCACGTGATGCGCGCTTGTTGCTGTTGGTAACCTACCGTCCGGAATTCAGTGACGGCTGGAAGGGGCGGCCGAATTACCGCAATCTGCGGCTGGAGCCGCTTCCGAGCGAAAGTCTCACCACACTTCTGCATACACTTCTCGGATCGGATCCGGCACTCGAAAACCTCAAAAATTTTGTCCTTGATCGCGCGGGCGGAAATCCGTTCTTCGTGGAGGAGCTGGTTCGAACGCTGGTGGACCGCAAGGTTCTGGAGGGATCGCGACAGAACTACAGGATGGTCAAGCCGATTTCGGGAAACGAAATACCGCCCACCGTGCAAGCCGTTCTCGCCGCACGTATCGACGCGCTGGCAAAGGCCGAAAAGCGGCTGCTGCAGGAAGCGGCAGTTATCGGACACGACGTTCCGCTCTCGTTGTTGAAAGAAATAAGCAGTCTTCCCGACAGCGAACTTCGCGGCGTTCTCAACAGCTTGCAGACGGCCGAATTTGTGTTTCCAACCCAGTTATTCCCTGACCTTCAATTTTCCTTCAAGCACGCGCTCACTCACGACGTCGCCTATGGAGGCCTGCGGAGCGAGCGGCGCCGCGACATCCATCAGCGCGTCGTTGTCGCGATAGAAAAGGTTTATGCCGGCCGCATCGGAGAACAGGTCGAACGCCTGGCCGATCATGCGCTACGTGGCGGGCTTCGGGAGAAGGCCGTGACGTATCTGCGCCAAGCGGGAACGAAGGCTGCGGATCGAGAAGCTTATCCCGAAGCTGTAATCCTGTTCGAGCAGGCGCTCGATGCGCTGGCTGGGTTACCGCAGAGCAAGGAGGCCATTCAGAAGGCGATCGATATCCGTTTCGATATCCGCAATGTGCTGCAACCGCTCGGAGATCGCGACCGAATTGCTGCTCGTCTGAACGAAGCGGAAGAGCTGGCAAACCGGATCGGAGACAGGCAGCGCAACGGATGGGTTCAGTCCTACTTGACGGAACAGTTCTGGATGCTGGGCCGATACAGGGAGTCAATCGAGGCAGGAGAGCGGGCGCTCGCTGTCGCGGAGGCGGATTTGCCGCTCCGGGTCGTGACCAATTTGCCTCTCGGGCTCGCGCACCACACCCGAGGAGACTACAAGAAAGCCCGCGAACATTTCGGTTGGAACGCCGCCCATTTGGAAGGCGGCCTGGCCAGCCAGCGTTTCGGAATGTTCGTCTTGCCGGCCGCGTTCTCACGCAGCTTTATCGCCTGGGGCTTGGCCGATACCGGGCAATTTTCCGAAGCATTCAATGTCGGCGAAGACGCCCTTCGCATCGCAGAGAATGCGAATCATCCCTTCACTTGCGGTTACGCGCATCTCGGTCTCGGCGTCGTCGCCTTGCGTCAGGGAAATTTGCGCCGTGCCCTGCGCTCGTTCGAGCGGGCGCTGGCAGCCGGCGCATTTGCAGATAGTCCCGTGGGCTTTGCCTACGTTGCGCTGCATTTTGGTTACGCCCTCGCTTTGGCCGGCCGGGCGAATGAGGGAATTCCAATTCTGGAGCAGAGTATCGAGGTTGCGGAATCCAAGGGTTTCGTCGCCCGTCATTCGCTCCGCTTGGCTTACGTCAGTGAGGCTTACCTTTCGCTCGGCCGGGAGAGCGACGCATTGAAGGCGGCCACGCGAGCACTCGAACTGGCCCGCAAACATGAGGAGCGGGCAAATGAAGCCTATTCACTGCGGTTGCTGGGTGAGGTGGATCTGTATCGGGGAAACCTCAGTGATGCCAAGCATTGGCTCACGCAAGGCGTAACGCTTGCTGAGGAATTAGGCATGCGGCCGCTGGAAGCGAACTGCCATAAGGGGCTCGCCAACGCGTTCGATCTTAGCCATCAGAAATCGAATGCAGAGCACCATCGCAGCATTTCAAATTCACTGGCAGAGGCGATGGAAATGCGTTTCTGGGGATGA
- a CDS encoding hydroxyacid dehydrogenase — MKVLLTHTPQSRAQYYGARSLAGLQAVAQVKLHEANDALDAAGLIAAADDVDIIVADRLTAGPGEIFPKLPKLRAFVRCAVDIRNIDVDAASVAGVLVTRAGPGFVQSVAELALGLMVDLSRGVSRATADYHAARKPEIIMGRQLAGSRLGIIGYGSIGRYLADIAKVLGMEIMVADPYAAVSDADIRHVPLDDLLARADYVVCLAIANEQTENLIGQAALARMQPHAFFINLSRGNLVDEAALAAALRDNRIAGAAMDVGRALDQMPSPELAKLPNVIATPHIGGLTPPAIESQALETVKQVEAIVAGEVPAGAVNAERWKRRG; from the coding sequence TTGAAAGTGCTGTTGACCCATACGCCGCAGTCTCGCGCCCAGTATTACGGTGCGCGCAGCCTTGCCGGGCTGCAGGCCGTCGCGCAGGTGAAGCTGCATGAAGCAAACGATGCGCTCGACGCCGCCGGCCTGATCGCGGCGGCTGATGACGTCGATATCATCGTCGCCGACCGCCTCACCGCGGGACCGGGCGAGATATTTCCAAAACTTCCAAAACTGCGCGCCTTCGTCCGTTGTGCCGTTGATATCCGCAATATCGATGTCGACGCCGCTTCCGTGGCCGGTGTCCTCGTCACGCGGGCCGGACCCGGCTTCGTCCAGTCGGTCGCCGAGCTTGCGCTCGGCCTCATGGTCGACCTGTCGCGCGGCGTATCACGCGCCACCGCCGACTATCATGCCGCCCGCAAACCCGAAATCATCATGGGCCGGCAACTGGCCGGCAGCCGGCTCGGCATCATCGGCTATGGCAGCATCGGCCGTTACCTCGCCGACATCGCCAAGGTGCTGGGCATGGAGATCATGGTCGCCGATCCTTATGCCGCCGTCAGCGACGCCGACATCCGGCATGTGCCGCTCGACGATCTGCTGGCGCGCGCCGACTACGTCGTCTGCCTCGCGATAGCCAACGAGCAAACCGAAAACCTGATCGGGCAGGCGGCGCTGGCGCGCATGCAGCCGCATGCCTTCTTCATCAATCTGTCGCGCGGCAATCTCGTCGACGAGGCGGCGTTGGCGGCGGCATTGCGCGACAACCGCATCGCCGGCGCCGCGATGGATGTCGGCCGCGCGCTGGACCAGATGCCGTCGCCGGAGCTCGCCAAACTGCCGAACGTCATCGCCACGCCACACATCGGCGGCCTGACGCCGCCGGCGATCGAGAGCCAGGCGCTGGAGACGGTGAAGCAGGTCGAGGCGATTGTTGCGGGAGAGGTGCCGGCCGGCGCGGTCAATGCCGAACGTTGGAAGCGGCGGGGGTAA
- a CDS encoding adenylate/guanylate cyclase domain-containing protein has protein sequence MRLGIRTAISALVLTSIVVSAVGVHLLWWRTAHQVSQTLANTINDQIVSAVGDELQSVTTEARSSMMAVRTLLAEKVFDPRDARKREVVFRSQLLSQPTISWVAFGWPDGSFFAGHKLGNNVIEMLEITPDRNMRINRYEFVGDDLKLKASWFEDTDYSLTEQQWFRVVRETNDEHWSTLTTHPRGERLAAAFSAPVEIDKKPAGVVAIIIELTRVSNFLSQLTVGKSAGAFILERDGKVVASPDPDASELVALKTDHPLFPVAVEAIRNAGSAYEPGEGQPFNTTVTRDGKAYQAVITPISFPGWSLVTVVPESEFLGPVQMTIRNLLIGLAVLIVFAGLLSAWLAQRLIAAPLIKVVNEIRHVERFDLDKVQRHPSRLTEIGNLSGAIGDMAQGLAAFRKYIPADLVKRLISDGNGARLGGAVRPMSVMFIDLAGFTGMSERLGDRIIPLLSRYFDCVSAQIQNQNGTIDKFIGDAVMAFWGAPSPNPDHAVDCCRAALACRLAVEEAGLVDDHGQSVRIRIGINSGDMLVGNIGSEVRLNYTVIGDAVNIASRLESTNKTYGSTIIIGPETRRLAGKSVVVRELDRLAVYGRAGGLQIYELLGMAGEFDGKLDWVTSYEAGLAAWRAGDFMAAIDGFEKALEVRKDDAASSLMIERCRQQVENPTGEDWDGTTVARSK, from the coding sequence ATGCGCCTCGGCATCCGCACCGCCATTTCAGCCCTCGTGCTGACGTCCATCGTCGTCAGCGCCGTCGGCGTGCATTTGTTGTGGTGGCGCACGGCTCACCAGGTCAGCCAGACGCTCGCCAACACCATCAACGACCAGATCGTTTCGGCAGTGGGCGACGAATTGCAGTCGGTCACGACGGAGGCGCGGTCGTCGATGATGGCGGTGCGGACGCTGCTGGCCGAAAAAGTGTTCGACCCACGCGATGCCCGGAAACGCGAAGTCGTATTCCGGTCGCAATTGCTGTCGCAGCCGACCATCTCCTGGGTAGCGTTCGGATGGCCGGACGGATCGTTCTTTGCCGGGCACAAACTCGGCAACAACGTCATCGAGATGCTCGAGATCACGCCCGACCGCAACATGCGCATCAATCGCTACGAATTCGTCGGCGACGATCTGAAGCTCAAGGCAAGCTGGTTCGAAGACACCGACTATTCCCTGACGGAGCAGCAATGGTTTCGGGTCGTCAGGGAGACCAATGACGAACACTGGTCGACGCTGACGACGCATCCGCGCGGCGAACGGCTGGCGGCGGCTTTCTCGGCGCCGGTCGAGATCGACAAGAAGCCGGCCGGCGTCGTCGCCATCATCATCGAGCTGACCCGCGTCTCGAATTTCCTGTCGCAGCTCACGGTCGGCAAATCGGCAGGCGCCTTCATTCTCGAACGGGACGGCAAGGTGGTGGCCTCGCCCGATCCCGATGCCAGCGAACTGGTGGCGCTGAAGACCGATCATCCGCTGTTTCCGGTCGCGGTCGAGGCAATCCGAAACGCCGGCAGCGCCTACGAACCCGGCGAAGGGCAGCCGTTCAATACGACGGTGACGCGGGACGGCAAGGCCTATCAGGCGGTGATCACGCCAATTTCCTTTCCAGGCTGGTCGCTGGTGACCGTGGTGCCGGAATCGGAATTTCTCGGACCGGTCCAGATGACGATCCGGAACTTGCTGATCGGCCTTGCGGTGCTGATCGTCTTTGCCGGGCTATTGTCGGCCTGGCTCGCCCAGCGTCTGATCGCAGCGCCCCTGATCAAGGTGGTCAACGAGATCAGGCATGTCGAGCGCTTCGATCTCGACAAGGTGCAACGGCATCCGTCGCGATTGACCGAGATCGGCAATCTTTCGGGCGCGATCGGCGACATGGCGCAGGGACTGGCGGCGTTTCGCAAATACATTCCCGCCGACCTCGTCAAGCGCCTGATCAGCGACGGCAACGGCGCGCGGCTGGGCGGCGCGGTGCGGCCGATGAGCGTGATGTTCATCGATCTCGCCGGCTTCACCGGCATGTCGGAGCGGCTCGGCGACCGCATCATTCCACTGCTGTCGCGCTATTTCGACTGCGTTTCGGCGCAGATTCAAAATCAGAACGGCACCATCGACAAATTCATCGGCGATGCCGTGATGGCGTTCTGGGGTGCGCCATCGCCCAATCCCGATCACGCCGTCGATTGCTGCCGCGCCGCGCTGGCGTGCCGGCTTGCGGTGGAGGAGGCCGGTCTCGTCGATGACCACGGCCAGAGCGTCAGGATCCGCATAGGCATCAATTCCGGCGACATGCTGGTCGGCAATATCGGGTCGGAAGTGCGGCTGAACTACACCGTGATCGGCGATGCCGTGAATATCGCGAGCCGCCTGGAAAGCACCAACAAGACGTACGGCTCCACGATCATCATCGGACCCGAGACGCGAAGGCTCGCGGGGAAGAGCGTCGTGGTCCGCGAGCTCGACCGGCTGGCGGTCTATGGCCGCGCAGGTGGACTGCAGATCTATGAATTGCTTGGGATGGCCGGTGAGTTTGACGGCAAGCTCGATTGGGTAACTTCCTATGAGGCCGGCCTCGCTGCCTGGCGCGCGGGCGACTTCATGGCCGCGATCGATGGCTTCGAGAAGGCGCTGGAGGTCCGCAAGGACGATGCCGCCTCATCCCTGATGATCGAACGCTGCCGCCAGCAGGTTGAAAATCCCACCGGCGAGGATTGGGACGGCACGACGGTCGCGCGGAGCAAGTAG